A genomic stretch from Sphingobacterium sp. ML3W includes:
- a CDS encoding cation diffusion facilitator family transporter has product MSQTKEQTAIKTTYFSIIGNTMLALLKWFAGFFGNSYALIADAIESTTDIFSSFLVLLGLKYAQRPADENHPYGHGRVEPLITFIVVGFLIVSATIIAYESIENIGTPHELPKPWTLFVLGGIIIWKESSYRIVMKKSRETNSSSLKADAWHHRSDAITSVAAFIGISIALVLGKGYENADDYAALFAAGFILYNCYHIFRPALGEIMDENVYEEVIEEIRKYALEVAGIKATEKCYVRKSGTKFHVDLHAIVDSEITVKEGHALSHELKDYLIEHIPDLGHVMIHIEPSTYID; this is encoded by the coding sequence ATGTCCCAAACTAAAGAGCAAACAGCGATAAAAACTACCTATTTCAGTATTATCGGAAATACAATGTTGGCTTTGCTGAAATGGTTTGCAGGTTTTTTTGGAAATTCATATGCACTTATAGCAGATGCGATTGAATCCACCACAGATATTTTTTCTTCCTTTCTAGTTCTTCTTGGATTAAAATATGCCCAGCGGCCTGCTGATGAAAATCATCCCTATGGCCACGGAAGGGTAGAACCACTTATTACGTTTATCGTTGTAGGCTTTCTCATTGTATCAGCTACGATCATTGCATATGAAAGTATAGAAAATATTGGGACACCCCATGAACTGCCGAAGCCCTGGACATTATTCGTTCTCGGAGGAATCATTATCTGGAAAGAAAGTTCTTACAGAATTGTGATGAAAAAGAGCCGAGAGACCAATAGTTCTTCGCTAAAAGCGGACGCATGGCATCATCGAAGTGATGCAATTACTTCGGTGGCGGCTTTTATTGGTATATCTATCGCTTTAGTGTTAGGAAAGGGATATGAGAATGCGGATGATTATGCTGCGTTATTTGCAGCGGGATTTATTTTGTATAATTGTTACCATATTTTTAGACCTGCTCTTGGTGAAATCATGGATGAAAATGTTTACGAGGAGGTGATCGAGGAAATCAGAAAATATGCTTTGGAGGTAGCGGGTATAAAAGCGACGGAGAAATGCTATGTTCGAAAGTCGGGTACAAAATTTCACGTCGACCTACATGCTATTGTGGATAGTGAGATCACGGTGAAAGAAGGTCATGCACTGTCTCATGAGCTCAAAGACTATCTGATCGAACATATACCCGACCTCGGTCATGTTATGATCCACATCGAACCGAGTACATATATAGACTAA
- a CDS encoding outer membrane beta-barrel protein — protein sequence MKIVFAVTVIFGMLCTHKALAQFGVGLRAGGNLSGSNGSAFRSGKRIGFQIGGDLSYHFNKNIALQAEPVYNLMRIRNNDQTAESEYGIGAGTRKLEYMSVPLYLKVNFTRTIAIMGGLDFNFLLNDDRYKLNNGENAFRSKPRTGYSLGAELGKVYFRYRKFNRTNDIIDNWTADIEQYQLGFKFELF from the coding sequence ATGAAAATAGTATTTGCCGTAACAGTAATTTTTGGAATGTTGTGTACACATAAAGCGTTAGCGCAATTTGGAGTGGGACTTAGGGCCGGCGGGAATCTATCTGGTTCAAATGGTTCGGCTTTTCGTTCCGGTAAAAGAATCGGTTTCCAGATCGGAGGGGATCTTAGCTATCATTTTAACAAAAACATAGCGTTACAAGCCGAACCGGTCTATAACTTAATGCGGATTCGTAACAATGATCAGACTGCAGAAAGTGAATATGGGATAGGAGCCGGAACCAGAAAATTGGAATATATGAGTGTGCCGTTGTATCTAAAGGTAAATTTTACCCGTACAATTGCGATTATGGGGGGACTGGATTTTAATTTTTTGCTCAATGATGACCGTTACAAACTAAACAACGGAGAGAACGCATTTCGTAGTAAGCCGAGAACAGGATACAGTTTAGGTGCAGAATTGGGTAAGGTTTATTTTCGATATCGAAAATTTAATAGAACAAATGATATTATTGACAATTGGACTGCGGATATTGAACAATATCAACTGGGATTCAAATTTGAGTTATTTTAA
- a CDS encoding Gfo/Idh/MocA family oxidoreductase produces MKKTKINTGILSFGMSGRVFHAPFIHINPHFNLVAVVERSQKIAHELYPEIKSYDTVDQLLADDTITLVIVNTPNHTHFEFATEALKAGKHVLIEKPAVENITQFNKLSEVSKKSGKRIFFYQNRRYDSHFLDVKKVIESGNLGKLTEVSFRFDRYKMELGQKYFKENNQYISSGLTYDLGPHIIDQAISLFGKPSKFSKTTSINRPDSQVADYFHYHLRYSNELNVFLTGSLAVADPLPAFVVHGTKGSFIKAMADVQEQQLIDGMLPNNPTYGVEPNGSEGKLVTVDNTNQKHISYPLPHKGDYNLLFNAIYENLVNEVEYPITMDHIRWQIEMLSADNNL; encoded by the coding sequence ATGAAAAAGACCAAGATCAATACCGGAATTTTAAGCTTTGGTATGTCGGGTCGCGTCTTCCACGCACCTTTCATCCATATCAACCCACATTTTAACCTAGTTGCCGTTGTCGAACGGTCTCAGAAAATAGCACATGAACTTTATCCCGAAATAAAAAGCTATGATACCGTAGATCAATTATTGGCGGACGATACAATAACACTGGTGATCGTAAACACGCCAAATCATACACACTTTGAGTTCGCGACAGAGGCGCTAAAAGCAGGAAAACATGTCCTGATCGAAAAACCAGCCGTGGAAAATATAACACAGTTCAACAAACTTTCCGAAGTCAGCAAAAAAAGTGGGAAGCGGATTTTCTTTTATCAAAACAGACGTTATGACAGCCATTTTCTCGATGTAAAGAAAGTTATTGAAAGCGGCAATCTTGGTAAATTGACCGAAGTATCTTTCCGCTTCGACCGCTATAAAATGGAATTAGGTCAAAAATATTTCAAGGAAAATAACCAATATATTTCGAGTGGTCTCACCTATGATCTGGGGCCTCATATTATAGATCAGGCTATTTCGCTTTTCGGAAAACCATCGAAATTTAGCAAAACAACTTCAATTAATCGGCCCGACTCGCAGGTAGCAGACTACTTCCATTATCATTTACGCTACTCCAATGAACTTAATGTATTTCTAACGGGGAGCCTTGCTGTGGCCGATCCCTTGCCCGCTTTTGTGGTACATGGTACCAAAGGAAGCTTCATAAAAGCGATGGCTGATGTGCAAGAACAGCAACTGATTGATGGCATGCTTCCCAATAACCCAACCTATGGTGTCGAACCGAATGGCAGTGAGGGTAAACTGGTAACTGTCGACAACACAAATCAAAAGCATATTTCTTATCCGCTTCCACATAAAGGAGATTATAATCTATTATTCAACGCCATCTATGAGAATCTTGTCAATGAGGTCGAATATCCAATTACAATGGACCATATCAGATGGCAAATTGAAATGTTATCTGCCGATAATAACCTCTAG
- a CDS encoding transcriptional repressor has translation MARYGSETRSSDFTIYCIRDMEVLISSLTSKGHKLTPQRLHIIKHLWRKVIIDNIDDLYVELRTIQHISWATLYSTIKLLHALGWLELRGNGPRGRYYRWIRKDVKAVGV, from the coding sequence ATGGCAAGATATGGGAGCGAAACCAGGTCATCGGACTTTACTATTTATTGTATAAGAGATATGGAAGTTTTAATCAGCTCATTAACAAGTAAAGGACACAAATTAACACCTCAACGCCTACATATTATCAAGCATTTGTGGCGCAAAGTTATTATTGACAATATTGACGACCTCTATGTTGAGTTACGAACAATACAACATATCAGTTGGGCAACTTTGTACTCTACAATTAAATTGCTGCATGCTCTTGGTTGGCTCGAACTGCGTGGGAATGGCCCTAGAGGACGATATTATCGTTGGATCAGGAAAGATGTCAAAGCAGTGGGCGTGTAG
- the htpG gene encoding molecular chaperone HtpG, translating into MNPEKGSISIHTENIFPVIKKFLYSDNEIFLRELVSNAVDASQKIKRLASLGQYNGETGELIVDVKFDEAAKTITISDNGIGMTAEEIKKYINQIAFSGATEFMEKFKEANDANEIIGRFGLGFYSAFMVADTVEIQSLSYQDGVEPAHWTCDGSTSYEISTGTRTTRGTDIILHINDESTEFLSQARLQDILDKYAKFLPIPIRFGTKTSSEPDGEDEEGKPKYKSVEVDNIINNTNPAWTKSPSELKDEDYLAFYRELYPYSMDEPLFWIHLNVDYPFNLTGILYFPKVKNELEIQRNKIKLYSRQVFITDEVKDIVPEFLMLLHGVIDSPDIPLNVSRSFLQADSNVKKINSYITKKVADKLNEIFKTDRKGFEEKWTDIGLFIKYGMLSDEKFAEKASDFCLVKNTNNASFTIKEYYEKVKDIQVDKDGNIVYLYTHDAAQQDGFIQTALNKGYDVLVLDGPLDTHFTSYLEQKGGEKVQLKRVDADVIDKLIQKDEKIELSLSEEESKKALEVFEKAISRQDMKVEVDALREGDLPVSVTIDEFMRRMKDMAKTGGGGMNFYGSLPDNYKVTVNGNHPLIKRILSSSDEESAKLAKQAFDLALLSRGLLSGADLTSFVKRSVEMI; encoded by the coding sequence ATGAATCCAGAAAAAGGTAGTATTTCAATCCACACGGAGAACATATTTCCCGTAATCAAAAAATTCTTATACTCAGATAATGAAATTTTCTTGCGCGAGCTGGTATCTAATGCAGTTGATGCTTCCCAAAAGATTAAACGTTTAGCATCTTTGGGGCAATACAATGGCGAAACAGGTGAGTTAATCGTAGATGTGAAGTTTGATGAGGCGGCCAAAACCATTACGATTTCAGACAATGGTATTGGTATGACTGCCGAAGAAATCAAAAAATATATTAATCAAATCGCGTTTTCGGGAGCAACGGAATTCATGGAGAAATTCAAGGAAGCTAACGATGCAAATGAGATTATTGGTCGCTTTGGATTAGGATTCTATTCTGCATTTATGGTGGCAGACACCGTAGAAATTCAATCATTATCCTACCAAGATGGGGTCGAACCAGCGCATTGGACATGTGACGGTAGTACTTCCTACGAAATTTCAACAGGGACTAGAACAACACGTGGTACAGACATCATTTTGCATATCAATGACGAGTCCACAGAGTTTTTGAGTCAAGCTCGTCTACAGGACATCTTGGACAAATATGCAAAGTTCCTTCCTATCCCAATTCGTTTTGGCACGAAGACAAGCTCTGAGCCAGATGGAGAAGATGAGGAAGGTAAACCAAAATATAAATCTGTAGAAGTTGACAATATCATCAACAATACAAATCCAGCCTGGACAAAGTCTCCTTCAGAGTTAAAAGACGAAGATTATTTAGCTTTCTATCGCGAACTATATCCTTATTCGATGGATGAGCCATTGTTTTGGATCCACCTTAACGTAGATTATCCATTTAACCTGACCGGTATTCTTTACTTCCCTAAAGTGAAAAACGAGCTGGAAATCCAACGCAACAAAATCAAGCTTTACTCTAGGCAGGTATTTATTACCGATGAAGTAAAGGATATTGTACCGGAATTCCTAATGTTACTTCATGGGGTAATTGATTCACCAGATATTCCATTGAATGTCTCACGCTCTTTCTTACAGGCAGATAGCAATGTTAAGAAGATCAATAGCTATATTACAAAAAAAGTTGCGGATAAATTAAATGAAATATTCAAAACTGACCGTAAAGGTTTTGAAGAAAAATGGACAGATATTGGCTTGTTTATCAAGTACGGCATGCTAAGCGATGAAAAGTTCGCGGAAAAAGCGAGTGATTTCTGCTTGGTAAAAAACACGAACAACGCGAGCTTTACAATCAAAGAATACTATGAAAAGGTAAAAGATATTCAAGTCGATAAAGATGGTAATATTGTTTACCTATATACACATGATGCTGCTCAGCAAGATGGTTTTATCCAAACAGCGTTAAACAAAGGCTACGATGTTTTGGTACTTGATGGCCCACTTGACACACATTTCACCTCCTATTTGGAACAAAAAGGAGGCGAAAAGGTACAGCTTAAACGTGTAGACGCAGATGTGATCGACAAGCTTATTCAAAAAGATGAGAAGATCGAACTCTCATTATCTGAGGAGGAATCTAAAAAAGCTTTGGAAGTTTTCGAAAAAGCGATTTCGCGTCAGGATATGAAAGTTGAGGTAGATGCCCTTCGTGAAGGCGACTTACCCGTATCCGTTACTATAGATGAGTTTATGCGTCGTATGAAAGATATGGCCAAAACTGGCGGTGGTGGTATGAACTTTTATGGTTCATTGCCGGATAATTACAAAGTAACGGTTAACGGCAATCACCCGTTGATCAAAAGAATTTTATCTTCTTCTGACGAAGAAAGTGCGAAATTGGCGAAACAAGCCTTTGATCTAGCACTCTTGTCAAGAGGCCTGTTATCCGGTGCAGATCTAACATCTTTTGTAAAAAGAAGTGTTGAGATGATCTAA
- a CDS encoding YqgE/AlgH family protein, which produces MFNELDPQKGSLLISEPFMLDPRFLRSVILLCDHNQEGSLGFVLNNKTNVHIGQLLESIAQCHFPIYIGGPVAQESLFFVHSRFDLLLSGEEVAPNLYFGGDDEKLIDAIQQDQLKSDEIKFFIGYSGWSSGQLDKEINENSWAVQNKYHHQIIFEGNGELLWKDAIIGLGPKYVHVANFPQSPELN; this is translated from the coding sequence ATGTTTAATGAATTAGACCCACAAAAAGGAAGCTTGCTGATTTCAGAGCCATTCATGTTAGACCCTCGATTCCTAAGGTCTGTTATCCTATTATGTGATCATAACCAAGAAGGTAGCTTAGGTTTTGTATTGAATAATAAAACGAATGTCCATATTGGTCAATTATTGGAATCAATAGCGCAATGTCATTTCCCGATCTATATAGGCGGACCTGTGGCACAGGAGAGCCTATTTTTTGTACATAGTCGGTTTGATCTTCTATTAAGTGGTGAAGAGGTTGCTCCAAACCTCTATTTTGGCGGCGACGACGAGAAACTTATTGACGCGATTCAACAGGATCAGCTTAAATCTGATGAAATTAAGTTTTTCATCGGCTATTCAGGTTGGTCAAGTGGACAGTTGGATAAGGAAATAAACGAAAACAGCTGGGCTGTTCAAAATAAATACCATCATCAGATTATTTTTGAGGGTAATGGTGAATTGCTTTGGAAGGATGCTATTATCGGACTAGGTCCAAAATATGTGCATGTCGCCAACTTCCCACAGAGCCCCGAATTAAATTAA
- the pdxH gene encoding pyridoxamine 5'-phosphate oxidase: MSIQHKDIAAIRQDYVLGNLSESDVDHDPIHQFKKWFDEATHSEVIEPNAMVLSTVSSQHLPSSRIVLLKDISEGGLVFFTNYESRKGEDMKDNPHAALLFFWPELQRQIRIEGIIELVNESDSDEYFQSRPKGSRIGALASPQSREIPNRNFLESRVEELQKQYTGDEIIPRPAHWGGYILKPIYFEFWQGRASRLHDRIVYKKVSDSWKITRLAP; the protein is encoded by the coding sequence ATGTCCATTCAACATAAAGATATTGCAGCGATCAGACAAGATTACGTATTGGGTAACCTATCTGAATCGGATGTGGATCATGATCCCATCCATCAGTTTAAAAAGTGGTTTGATGAGGCTACTCATAGTGAGGTGATTGAGCCCAATGCGATGGTGTTGTCCACTGTCTCGTCACAGCATTTGCCTTCCTCAAGGATTGTTTTATTAAAAGATATTTCAGAAGGAGGGTTGGTATTCTTTACAAATTATGAGAGCCGAAAAGGGGAAGACATGAAAGACAATCCGCATGCTGCGCTTTTATTTTTCTGGCCTGAGCTACAACGGCAAATCCGTATTGAGGGTATTATCGAGCTAGTTAATGAATCAGATTCGGATGAATATTTTCAATCGCGTCCTAAGGGTAGTCGCATAGGTGCCTTGGCATCACCCCAAAGCCGAGAGATTCCTAACCGAAATTTTTTGGAGAGTAGAGTAGAAGAGCTTCAGAAACAATATACGGGTGATGAGATCATACCTCGTCCAGCGCATTGGGGTGGTTATATTCTAAAACCAATCTATTTTGAATTTTGGCAGGGACGTGCTAGCCGTCTTCATGATCGGATCGTCTATAAAAAGGTTTCGGATTCTTGGAAAATCACGCGTCTAGCTCCATAA
- a CDS encoding NADH-quinone oxidoreductase subunit C, whose protein sequence is MTFDEIKLKLVSTLGDSVILKEEVTGLQAALFIHVEDLVPVCSFLRDTEGLYFDFLSNITAVDYEDHFTIVYHLSSLPYQHTVVLKVELEGNRSLDELPEIPSVTSIWRTADWHEREAFDLMGIYFSGHPDLRRILLPDDWEGYPLRKDYQEAEKYHGININ, encoded by the coding sequence ATGACATTTGACGAAATTAAATTAAAACTAGTTTCCACATTAGGAGATTCAGTAATCCTGAAAGAGGAGGTGACTGGCTTACAAGCCGCTTTGTTTATCCATGTTGAAGATCTAGTTCCTGTTTGTTCTTTTCTTAGGGATACCGAGGGTCTATATTTTGATTTTTTGAGCAATATAACTGCTGTAGATTACGAAGATCACTTTACGATCGTCTATCATCTGAGTTCATTGCCTTATCAACATACAGTCGTATTGAAAGTGGAACTGGAGGGCAATCGCTCGTTGGATGAGCTGCCAGAAATCCCGTCCGTTACTTCCATTTGGCGTACAGCAGATTGGCATGAAAGGGAGGCTTTTGATCTGATGGGAATTTATTTTTCAGGACATCCGGACCTAAGAAGAATACTCCTGCCGGATGATTGGGAGGGTTATCCGCTACGAAAGGATTATCAGGAGGCTGAAAAATATCATGGCATTAACATTAATTGA
- a CDS encoding NADH-quinone oxidoreductase subunit D, with protein sequence MVLNMGPQHPSTHGVLRLQLITDGEIVKEVVPHLGYLHRCFDKHAESLNYGKTIPFTDRLDYLASMNNSHAFVMGVERMLGLDSKIPKRIEYIRVLVCELNRIASHLIAIGTYGIDIGATTPFLWCFRDREHIMNMLEWASGSRMLYNYIWVGGLFYDLPVGFEARCAEFINYFKPKLIELDEILTQNQIFISRTANIGVLPADVAINYGVSGPMLRASGIKWDLRRIDGYSVYPEIDFEIPVGKGTMGSIGDCWDRYKVRVDEVHESVRIVEQCLERLQKDFKRTADFDPRALVPKKVNLKAQDYYVRAENPKGELGFYFVTKEKSDIPLRVKSRGPSFNNLSVISELGKGVLIADLIAILGSIDIVLGEVDR encoded by the coding sequence ATGGTCTTGAATATGGGGCCGCAGCACCCTTCAACACATGGTGTATTGCGTTTGCAATTGATTACGGATGGGGAAATTGTCAAGGAAGTCGTTCCGCATTTGGGGTACTTGCACCGATGTTTTGATAAACATGCGGAATCTTTAAACTATGGGAAGACAATTCCGTTTACCGATCGTCTAGATTACTTGGCATCCATGAATAATAGCCATGCATTTGTGATGGGGGTGGAACGTATGTTGGGGCTGGATAGTAAAATCCCCAAAAGAATAGAATATATTCGGGTATTGGTCTGCGAACTCAATCGAATTGCATCACATCTAATTGCTATTGGTACCTACGGCATCGATATTGGTGCTACAACTCCTTTTCTATGGTGTTTTAGAGATCGTGAACATATTATGAATATGTTGGAATGGGCATCCGGTTCGCGTATGTTATATAATTACATCTGGGTCGGTGGTCTTTTCTATGATTTGCCTGTTGGTTTTGAAGCGCGTTGCGCAGAATTCATCAACTACTTTAAACCCAAATTGATTGAATTGGATGAGATATTAACCCAGAATCAGATATTTATATCTAGGACAGCGAATATAGGTGTCCTACCAGCGGATGTTGCAATCAATTATGGTGTTTCGGGTCCTATGTTGCGCGCATCTGGTATAAAATGGGATTTGAGGCGAATTGATGGATACTCCGTCTATCCAGAAATAGATTTTGAGATTCCTGTAGGGAAGGGAACTATGGGGAGTATCGGAGATTGCTGGGATCGCTATAAAGTTAGGGTAGATGAGGTGCATGAATCTGTTCGTATCGTTGAGCAGTGCCTTGAGCGGCTTCAGAAAGATTTTAAGCGTACAGCTGATTTTGATCCACGTGCACTCGTGCCCAAAAAGGTGAATTTGAAAGCGCAAGATTACTATGTGCGGGCGGAAAATCCGAAAGGCGAGCTCGGTTTTTATTTTGTGACGAAAGAGAAATCCGATATTCCATTGCGGGTAAAATCGAGGGGGCCAAGTTTCAATAATCTTTCTGTTATTTCCGAATTGGGAAAAGGGGTGTTGATTGCTGATCTCATTGCTATACTTGGGTCGATTGACATTGTTTTGGGGGAAGTAGATCGATAA
- a CDS encoding polyprenol monophosphomannose synthase — protein sequence MAESLVIIPTYNEKENIEKIIRKVFSLSHAFDILIVDDGSPDGTADIVKNLQLNEFADRLFIEERKGKLGLGTAYIHGFKWGLAREHYQYIFEMDADFSHNPEDLVRLRQACVDGADMSIGSRYIKGVNVVNWPMSRVLMSYFASVYVRFITGIRIQDATAGFVCFTREVLKTIPLDKIKFVGYAFQIEMKFTAIQYGFNVVEVPIIFTDRTEGTSKMSTSIFKEAFFGVIQLKLGSIGKSYKRH from the coding sequence GTGGCGGAGAGTTTAGTAATTATTCCAACATATAATGAGAAGGAAAATATTGAAAAGATTATTCGTAAAGTTTTTTCCTTATCGCATGCATTTGATATCCTGATTGTGGATGACGGGTCGCCTGATGGCACAGCAGATATCGTAAAAAATTTACAATTGAACGAGTTTGCTGACCGCTTATTTATAGAAGAACGGAAAGGGAAGCTGGGCTTGGGGACCGCTTATATTCATGGGTTTAAATGGGGGCTTGCCAGAGAACATTATCAATATATCTTTGAAATGGATGCTGATTTTAGTCATAATCCGGAGGATTTGGTCCGTCTGAGACAAGCCTGTGTGGATGGCGCTGATATGAGTATCGGTTCCCGGTATATTAAAGGTGTAAATGTTGTCAACTGGCCTATGAGCCGGGTCTTGATGTCGTACTTTGCGTCTGTATATGTCCGTTTTATCACTGGAATTAGAATTCAGGATGCTACGGCCGGTTTTGTCTGTTTTACACGGGAGGTGTTGAAGACTATTCCTTTGGACAAGATTAAATTTGTAGGATATGCTTTCCAAATTGAGATGAAATTTACGGCCATACAATATGGTTTTAATGTTGTGGAGGTACCTATTATATTTACGGATAGAACCGAAGGCACATCTAAAATGAGTACGAGTATCTTTAAGGAGGCTTTTTTTGGTGTGATCCAGTTGAAACTGGGGAGTATCGGAAAAAGCTATAAGAGACATTAA
- the ruvB gene encoding Holliday junction branch migration DNA helicase RuvB — translation MNENLDPNPERLNNTDRDIERALRPQAFEDFTGQAKILENLNIFVKAARLRGEALDHVLLHGPPGLGKTTLSHIIANEMGVGIKITSGPVLDKPGDLAGLLTNLEEGDVLFIDEIHRLSPLVEEYLYSAMEDFKIDIMLETGPNARSVQISLNPFTLIGATTRSGLLTAPLRARFGINSRLQYYDAKLLTTIVLRSAHILNTPISDEGAYEIARRSRGTPRIANALLRRTRDFAQIKGNGSIDQEIAKYALQALNVDENGLDEMDNKILTTIIDKFKGGPVGLKTVATAVGEDEGTIEEVYEPFLIQEGYIMRTSRGRECTEAAYRHLGRAHNPKGNTLF, via the coding sequence ATGAACGAAAATTTAGATCCAAATCCGGAACGTTTGAACAATACAGATCGTGACATCGAACGGGCGTTGCGACCTCAAGCATTTGAAGATTTTACTGGGCAGGCAAAAATATTGGAGAATCTAAATATTTTTGTGAAAGCTGCACGATTGAGAGGAGAAGCTTTGGATCACGTCTTGTTACATGGCCCTCCGGGACTAGGCAAAACAACACTTTCGCATATTATTGCGAATGAAATGGGGGTGGGTATTAAAATTACCTCAGGCCCAGTATTGGACAAACCAGGGGACCTTGCAGGCTTACTGACAAATCTGGAGGAGGGTGATGTGTTGTTTATTGATGAAATCCATCGTTTAAGCCCTTTGGTGGAAGAGTATCTCTATTCAGCTATGGAGGATTTTAAGATCGATATCATGCTGGAAACAGGCCCTAACGCCCGTTCTGTGCAGATCTCATTGAATCCCTTTACACTAATTGGCGCGACGACGCGATCAGGATTGTTAACGGCTCCGCTGCGTGCACGTTTTGGGATCAATTCACGGCTTCAATATTATGATGCAAAACTATTGACAACAATCGTACTTCGTTCTGCACATATTCTGAATACACCTATTTCTGATGAGGGTGCCTACGAAATAGCACGTAGGAGTAGAGGGACCCCACGGATAGCAAATGCTTTATTGCGTCGTACGCGAGATTTTGCTCAGATAAAGGGAAATGGAAGTATCGATCAAGAAATTGCAAAATATGCGCTGCAAGCGCTGAACGTGGATGAAAATGGCTTGGACGAGATGGATAACAAAATCTTGACTACAATTATTGACAAATTCAAAGGCGGGCCAGTAGGACTTAAAACTGTTGCTACCGCTGTAGGGGAAGACGAGGGGACAATTGAAGAGGTGTATGAACCCTTTTTGATTCAGGAAGGTTATATTATGCGTACCTCGAGGGGGCGTGAATGTACTGAAGCTGCCTATAGACATCTTGGCCGGGCACATAATCCAAAAGGAAATACATTGTTTTGA